The following is a genomic window from Phaeodactylum tricornutum CCAP 1055/1 chromosome 31, whole genome shotgun sequence.
GTCACACATGCAActgcttgctttttgtattcatatatttcctcgtcgtcgtgtcCAGCAAACTCCGTATAGAGGAAACAGAATCCTTCCATTGTTTCACCAGAACCTTCGTTAATACTCACGAAGCTATGCGGTTCGTGGAGTTGACTGTACACAGTAAGATTTCCATTTACGTTGGTCGCAACTAGTGTTTCCGTATCCATATAGGAATCCCAACCATGATGTTCCTTTTCGGCCATTCTACCGCGAAAGTAAGTAGTTCCGTCACTCATATGAATGTATGATGATCCATCAGAATATGAATATCTCGGACTTGCCCATTCCTGTAACTCTTGCGGGATATTTTCAATCGAGTCAATATCAAATTCCACGGATtcacttgactgtgatgtgaTGCTCTCCAAGCACATGGAAGATCCTTCGGAGCTGTACAAAAATATCAAAAGTGATAGCGTAGTCAGACAAGCAGTCACTGTGAGTGCCGTCAGTAGGTACAACAGGCTGACCAAGATTGGGACGGTCGGTTGCCGCGCTGGGTCCCTAAATAGATACGAGTCTATCTTTTGGGTCACCCGAGCGTGTACCAGGTCCAGTTCGCTGTAGTTCAAGTCCAACTTGTGCAACGGTGCCGTTCTTGTCCTGTTCAGATTCTCATTTGCGACTGGCCGTCCTTGAGGCTCTTCTTGCTGAGCCTTTTGCGCAAGCAATTCCATGCCCTTCTTGAGACGTACTGTGAACCAGTAAAAGACAATAGCATCCAGGCAAGCTAAGAGGGCTACCATCCCGCATTTGACAATCCATGATTGCAGTTCGAGCGCACTGAACTGCGCAAGCCCGAAATCCCTTCGCTCGTCGGAATCGAAGGCGTCGTTCATTTCAACGTCCGTCGAGTTTCCCACAATATATGAGGGCGAGTATTGTGGATTGTATAGGGTGATTAAAGCGAGAAGGATAGTGTTAACGAGGAGCAGACCCAACGGAAACCTGGCAAAGATCCACCAGAATCTCCATCCAGCAACAGGCGCCAGcgcctcttcttcttcgtcgtcgtcatcatcattctCCTCTTCCGCATCGTTTTCGACTGGTGTGTTCATGATTTCCAAGGTTTCCATCCGGCGTTCTTCTGCCTCGGAAGAAATTCCCGTGGCGCGTCTGTTGTGGCGGTCGGCAGCAGTTGACTCCGGTCCCGTAGTAAACGCGTTCATCATTTTCGTGTCGACGACGGGTGCGTGTATGCGATACGTGTATTTGATACGTAAATGCGATACGTGTATGGATGTTCCTTCCGTCCGTCGATAGATCCCGACAACTCAGAGTCGAAAGTGTTCTGCCTGGAAACGGAGCTATTACAGATTGCGTAGCAAGCACTTCTCTGTTGGAAGGATAGAAACGTAACCACCAAGAGTGTTTCGTACGGGACAAATGGAGGATCTTTGGTGAAATGCTGAAAGTTTCAAAGCCGAAAACGGACTCGGAAGTGAACGATTGTCGATGACAGATGCTGACAGCTACCGTGACGAACGCGAGATTGTTGACAGAATCCTGCACGAACGAGGGTACCGCAAATAGACACGTTGCAAAAGATACCTCTTTGGGGAAAGAAAGATCCACGTGCCAATTATAACACATTTTGACAGAAAGACGAGCGGCAAGAGTTCGATGGAATCACAGGTCTCTCTTGTCAGACAGGAAAAAGAATCAAATTCTGACGGAGAAGAATCTGCGAGCTCTTTGAGTCGTGAATGGGATGAGCTCGTGCTCTTTCGCAAATGGCGCAGGACCCACAGACGGGTCAAACGGGAATCGTCTCTACCCACAGTCAACACACGAAGG
Proteins encoded in this region:
- a CDS encoding predicted protein, encoding MMNAFTTGPESTAADRHNRRATGISSEAEERRMETLEIMNTPVENDAEEENDDDDDEEEEALAPVAGWRFWWIFARFPLGLLLVNTILLALITLYNPQYSPSYIVGNSTDVEMNDAFDSDERRDFGLAQFSALELQSWIVKCGMVALLACLDAIVFYWFTVRLKKGMELLAQKAQQEEPQGRPVANENLNRTRTAPLHKLDLNYSELDLVHARVTQKIDSYLFRDPARQPTVPILVSLLYLLTALTVTACLTTLSLLIFLYSSEGSSMCLESITSQSSESVEFDIDSIENIPQELQEWASPRYSYSDGSSYIHMSDGTTYFRGRMAEKEHHGWDSYMDTETLVATNVNGNLTVYSQLHEPHSFVSINEGSGETMEGFCFLYTEFAGHDDEEIYEYKKQAVACVTSDEDKSQGFRNATLLNSDKWNRIRWSAGKAHDGRYWIRLQEDRFVDEWSSYQEVLHIIQLDPQSMMYTIVANSTSFPDFQQPLRNEGSRCFRWTSGIGFVAAAISLFLSALVLLLFIKTKSGAGCLALSIFAVRLWLEETWLDETWLDMLSPVLLVFTFICLCTASLSLAVREMLLWGMYSVIVMQLVLAIQFQVMGTIGLGMGLALDHPVLQLGGWIGGPFAVFLLLFYSITDSIDWLELVAFIPLSVLIACGMVTAGNQLTRYRPFLLFYLRRLWRSLCLKIRPQIRQQSRS